taacccaaggtgtgcttttgccaatggggcctccccaaaAAAATTTGTTCGTAATcgaaaaaaggttgcaaactagGACAGGCGCTTCcgggtttgacatgtttgtaatccaaaacgtatgcaaaccaaggtaccactgtactaccctatacctggaagtctcagggtggttcatagaacaaaatcaaaatataaaaccacaatatatataatcaaaataaaaacaacaacccaataccccccaaaagagccacattttaaaagggcataccATCTCAAAGTTTCTGGTGGTATTTCACCACAAAATCTTTTTTTCCAAAAGTGTGGCTCCCTCTCCCCAGTTCTTACCCTGCTGCATCCAGAACCTCATAGCCATGGCCACTGTAAGTCTTAAGGAGAGTGCCTTTGAGGGGGTTCCAGAGCTTAAGTGATTTGTCACTGCCACAGGTGAGACAATAATTTCCAtccactgcaggggggggggagaggaaaaactcACTGAACAGTATCCAATGCAACACTCTTCAGCAGTGTTCCTGACAGATTTGCCTTTCCtattttctgaaaattttctccTTGAGCAAGAAACTTATAACCACAGTATAGACACTTTCCcccaatcattattattttctttagcaCATGAATCACTAAGGATTATATTTAATATAGCACTAAGCTgaatgttccatcagtgcaaggatttcctctTGAGCAATGgaacattctctctcccccttctccccacccccccccactctaaatctcttctgggtttctccccacccccaaccctccagagtggatttggggaTGGTACAGGGCAGGGGAAATCCCACTGTGCTAGTATTAATCCTTGCACTAGCACAAACctttagttgaatactgccctaATATGTACTTTATGCATTGCATTGCCATTCAACTCCAACTTTTGGGTTTTCCTCCTTTGCACTTTTCTATGTATATATGCCAGGTAACTGAGGACtgcacttcatgcatctgatgtaGTGGGCATCCCCACACCTGCATTAACTAAGGCGTCACAAGACTCCTTGCTGGTTTAACTGCAACAGGCTACCACAACTTCACCTCTAAAAATTCTAAATCACACACTAGACTCTGCTTTGTTTCTCTGGTTCTAAAAATTCAACACCATGTTATAGGATCAAGGGTACACTCACCATTGAACCTCACTGCCCTGACAGCTCCCTGTTTACATTCCAGTGTGCCCAGAAGTTTCTTTGGCAATTCAGGCTTCTTCAGTTTTGGCTCTGGAAAGGCCATGATGAAGACAAGCAGGCGTGCTGTATGGGGATTCTTCTATACTGGATGCAACAGCTGCCACACTCGCAGCAAATTCTCAAGTTCTACGAAAACCCCAAAGTGGATTGATATGATGTGTTAGGATTGCCCCGAGtctgggatttttctcccttttggaaTACCACCCTATTACAAAACGACACAGGCATAAAGAGAAATCAGGTCCCAGCTGCAACAGCTACTCAAGCTACCAGTTTCCTCACAATGGTAAATACCGGTACCATTTTTTTCTCCAGAAAGGAAAACTGGCAAAGGCAAATCACCTATGTCATGTAGCCTTGCTTATCTTATTTTACAAGTTTCTGTCAACCCTCTAGAAATCCTTCTTTCCAAACCAGTTAAAAGTTATCTTTACATAGCAAACCCTCTGCACATCTACAGTTCTTTAAACTTGCAGAGAACCACCAGAGAACTCTCTTTACTACTCCCCGGTGCTCTTCTCAATATAACTCTCCTCCTACGGTagccatttttgagaaatgctgtaTTATCCTTTACAGTACCTTGCCTATATAGCTTGATTTACttattttcttaaatttatatcccgcctttctttTACATGTGGTTCCGGGCCAAACCTGCTTCGTTTCACCCATGCCCCTTCAGACCACAACCAGGAATCAAACATGCGCAACGTGACTGAAAAACGACTTAGCACCTCTTATAGCTTCCCCCCAACGTTTAACTGCCAACTGAAAACCAGATTTTATTATGGGAAGGAGGAAGATTGAATGAGGAACACAGCGCAGCCCTCCAATTCGCTCCCCTCGGTGCACAGCTACCTCATCTTTAGTTCCGCCCATTCACAGCGTGGATTTCAGCACCCTGGTAGGAAAAAAAACCCGGAAGGTTCTCTATTCCTTCCCTCAGTTGAACAACCCATAGCATCCCCCCACGGAAGATTAATCCGCTAAAGCGTCTCCAGTATAGCGGCCTCGGGACTGATGACCGGAACGAGAAGACTTGAACTCCGGGGTGTTGCACTGTTACTTGTCCCCCTTGCGCCACTGAAAGGAAGCGGAAGTTggtgtggcggcggcgggggggtgCTAGGAGTTAGCCAGAGGCGGTGCGCGATGGCCGGTAACAACGTAATGGACCCGCGGCGGCCAAATCGCGTTCTCAGGTCAGCGGCGTGGGGGGCGTGggcgggagggagcaggagggagcgGGTGAGCTGCCAGGGCAAAGCCACGAAGAGGCCGCGAGCGGGGCGACCTTTGGCACGGAAAGATTGAGCCGAGGGAGTGACGTGCGCTGCGGAAGGGGCGCTGAGACGTCACCCCTCGCTGTAGCGCGGGACAGGCATGGGGTCGCCATGGCAACCcaaggcggggagagagagagagagagaggcgcccTTTCCTAATAACCACCGGACTGGGCAGTAGGGGAAACTTTTCATGGGGGAAACTGCAGCAGAGGGAGACTAAGGGACAGAGATGGCTAGTGGTGGTTGACTGATGATGATCAAAATGTGCCCCAACTGCAAGTCCTGGACTGCTTCAAAGAGAATAGTGTGGCCACCAGTCCACACTTACGGGGGatatatgtgtgtgcgcgcacgtgcagtgccagatttacgtataagctatggtaacaagctatagcttagggccccactctcttgggggcccaaaatttttttaaaagggaataaaactggatgtacatttccaaaatatatactacttcttaattgtatttcactattaatatgctgcttcttaattgtatttcagttgaACAATTACTTggataaaacacatattttgttatgtgcaaatggctttagatgcctattaggtccataattaccatatatcatatattcaacacaaaaaacagcaacattaccttcagtagcttagggcctcatcaaacctcaatccggtcctgtgtgtgtgtgtgtgtgtgtgtgtgtgtgtgtgttactgcatATAGGTGCTCAAAACAGAAACAGGGAAGCTTCAGTATTGCAGCGGTGACTTGCAGAGagtttaaaaaatgttctgaaaCAAAGAAAGTGGTGAGCTGTTGCTGTAGTGTGCAGGGTGACCTTGAGCATAGGCACTTGCACTTGGCACATCTTGCTCTGCATATTGACCTGGAGACGTTTGGCGCAGGATTTAACAGCGTTGTTGCGTGTATGGAACAAAGTCCGCTTATGCAGCAGGACTTCCCAACCATATACtcaccccccccctaaatatgCACTTGATGATTGGGTGGACCCCCAGAACAGCgttagggggggcaggggggagtatTGTTGCATGAGCAGACCTCATTTTGTACATGCATATAGCCTACTTAGCATTACATTGAATTCCACCTaagtatgcaaagcatgtgtgcTGTCACTTTGCTAGAATCCTTCCCCATCACATAtccatcacttttttaaaatgggaCACATGAACATGCCAGAAACACAGGGCAGTGacaccttttaatttttacaaaataaagtttttaaaagtttacaAAATAGTATTAGCAGCTTGTGTTGCTGGTCACTAATGATTTCATGGGTATATAGAAAGCACTCGTTCTTGCAACATACAGAAGTACAATATATAATTTTCACCACAAATTCATGTAATATGAATGCTTGGAAAATCCAGAAATATGTGACTGAGTAACCTTTAGGAGAGATGTTTTTCTTGAACTGTGTGAGAACAATTTTGGAGACTGGCACCATTTCTTTTCCCACAGACACTAGAGCAGGTTCAGAGAATGtttggcctccagatgttacttAAATATGACTCCctttatccctggccattggcatagctgccaagttctccctttttttaagggaaattcccttatgctgaataggcttcctcatgagaaaaggggaaacttggcagctatggccattggccatgcttgctggaggtTATAGGAGTTATacttcagcaacatgtggaggactaaaggttccccacacctaaaCAACTCTAGGCATGTTGGCTTGAAGCTGCATGAAACCTTATTAGTAGCAGAGAAACTCCCATTGATGTCTTCCTCCTTATTTTGATATGGTTGTGGATAAAGCTGTTTTATTTTCAAGcacaatttaaaatgttttctttccacCATAATGGGATTTTTACTTTATAGATACAAACCTCCATCCACAGAGAACAACCCTACCCTGGAAGACCCCACACCAGACTACATGAATCTACTGGGAATGATTTTCAGTATGTGTGGCTTGATGCTGAAGGTGAGTATTGCAGTGCTTGGCCTTTTGACTTCAGGACATCCAGAACACTAGCTGAGCCAATTAACCACAAGATTCTAGCAGCTGCTTGTTATCTTGTAATTATTACACTGCTATTGGATTATATAATTTTGAAAATCATATAATCTCTGGAAGGTAATCTGTCATCAACAACCCCAGTTAGTTTAATGTGCCTAACAGTCCTGGATTGAGCATCTTATTCTAGTAATAAATGACAcagtttcttttccttctttctgtcAGATTAACTGCATAATATTCCTGTGCTTAAACCTTCACTATTTCCCTGCTATTTTAGTCTCTCCAAGGAATGCTACCCAACTGCTAAACAATTCTTTGCAATAGTCAGATAAGAGAATAGCACACAGATGATGAACATTTATTGGGCCCCAAAGGCTCATCAATCAGTTGAATGTTGAGGGTAAATAATGATTTCATGATGCTTCAATTCATGTTAGCTATGGAGTCTAATTTACAATTACTTATAAAGATCTCCAAGTCAGAGTGCTTCACTTTTCTTCTAGATAACAGAGGTACAAGTCTTTGAACAACAGCGTTAGTTAATAATTGTAATAAGTATTACAATAATACAATTGTAATAATTGTAAGTTACAATGTGATTCAACCGTAAACTCCAAATTAAAGCACCCAATTAAGTATATGATATGTCAAATCTACACTAATATTAACAGACGCCTATAGTTCATCCAGAAAAGGATGAAATCTTATGACAATGTATATACATATAATATTTAAagagcattttatttttcattaagaCTTTTAGGAATGATAGCATTTAatgaaaaaaaatacagaaagacTTACTCTGTAACAATATATTGAGATCTGTATGGTAATATCTGTGTCTTTGAACCTTAAAAATGGCCATTAAATGACTTAAATTTCCATTTGATTTTGTATACTAACAAAACGATGAACCAAAGGGACTTTCTGACTCTTTTATTATTGATCTTTCTTGTATGTTGCAGAGTTCCAATTCACAACTAACATTGGTTTTTCTGACACAAAATTACAAAATTTGTAGTTAGTTTTGAGTTTATATTATATAGGTAAACACTCTAGATATTTGAAATGCCCATGGACAATGTGCTATCATTTGAGAGGTCCGAGTGCATTAATATGACTTTAATTTCATAGTTCCCTGGaaatcaaatatattttattatttgcacgtCCATTTACTTTGAATGAGCTTCATCTAGCAAAATGTACCGTATCCATCTTTAAAACTGAAGACAATTCCTCCAGGGGAAGGGTCGTAAGCTCAGTAACAGAACTTCTACTTTGCTCCCaagttccatccctggcatcctTGAGGTAGGGATTGGAGtgtcccctacctgaaaccctggagagccattgtcggtcactgtagaccagtgtttcccaaccagtgtgcctccagatgttttgggactacaactcccatcatccctagctagcaagaccagtggtcaggaatgatgggagttgtagtcccaaaacatctggaggcacactggttgggaaacactgctgtagacagtattgagctagatggagcaatagtcTGACTCACCATAAGGAAGTTTCCTATGAACTGAGTAAAGAAACAAGGCAGAGTGCTTATCATGGTTTTACACTTGTACTAGGGAATAAATAGTATTGCTTAATCCTTGGGATTTCATTAAGGCTTTCAGTACATTACTCTGCTGTTTGCAGCTAAAGTGGTGTGCCTGGATTGCTGTCTACTGTTCATTCATCAGCTTTGCCAACTCTCGGAGTTCAGAAGATACCAAACAGATGATGAGCAGCTTCATGTGAGTCAGGTTCTTTTACTTCTTTCAGCCTTTCATTGAGTCCTGTGTTAATTTCTTACTGCTGCCAAGTCAACTTTGAGACAAGAGGCACACAGCTGCTTTCCCTTTGCCACAAACAGTATGCAGTTGCACATGGAAAATTAAGGGTACAGCACTTGTGTGGAAACTTCAACCAGCATCTCTTGCCCAGAAACTATTGCTCTGAAAGATTATAAAGCTCAAGGCAAGCCCCACCCTGAGGTTCCCTCCTTTGGAATGGAAATGAGTGGCCTGGCACCTTGAATACCCACAATGGAACTTTTTGATGTAACTACCGGTAATccaacgggacccaggtggcgctgtggttaaaccactgagcctagggcttgctgatcagaaggtcggcggttcgaatccctgtgacggggtgagctcccgttgcttggtcccaactcctgtcaacctagcagttcgaaagcacgtcaaaatgcaagtagataaataggaactgctacagcgggaaggtaaacggcgtttccatgtgctgctctggtttgccagaagcggcttagtcatgctggccacatgacctggaagctatacgccggctccctcggccaataatgcgagatgagcgcgcaaccccagagtcggtcatgactggacctaatggtcaggggtccctttacctttaccggtaATCCAATCTTCCCCACGCCCAAATCCAGTCTGGGCTAATTTCTCTATTTATATTTAACCTACCACACTGATAATTTCTATTTTTCTGCTTGTCTCAGCAGATTAATCATTGGTAACAAtacttcttccttttcctcctaaaTCTATCCAACCTCATTTTGGGGTAGCCTTAATCATTCAGACCTTGTAATAACGTATTCATAGATAAATGTTTATTCTGCCTTTTTCTTAATAAGTTCCATTCTTTCTGATTAAGTCATTTACTTCCCAGAAACCTTTAAGTGTTGCTTCACTAGCCAGACTAGGGGTGGGgggctgtggctctctagatgttgggTTCTAAGCCACatccg
Above is a window of Zootoca vivipara chromosome 2, rZooViv1.1, whole genome shotgun sequence DNA encoding:
- the WDR83OS gene encoding PAT complex subunit Asterix; its protein translation is MAGNNVMDPRRPNRVLRYKPPSTENNPTLEDPTPDYMNLLGMIFSMCGLMLKLKWCAWIAVYCSFISFANSRSSEDTKQMMSSFMLSISAVVMSYLQNPQPMSPPW